The sequence ATCCAACAACAAAATCACTCCCCCCAATGCACACATTTAAGAAACACCCCCTCATAAAAAAATCATGGCCAAAAAAATTGTTAAAGAAATAAAGTCTCAAACGCTCACCTTGATGGTTGCAGCGCTTGGTTTTGTTGCCGCACTTGTGTGGAAAGACGCAATTACTGCCTGGCTCAAACCCCTTTACGCAGATGCTGCAGGAGCAGCGGGGCTCACCTGGGCAGCAATCATCGTAACCGCAGTTACCGTTGTTGTAACTATTGTGCTCACTCAGCTTCTTGGTGAAAAAGAGTAAGGAAAAACAAAGAACATAGGCAACTAAATCTTTTAGTCATTTCTTACATTTTATAATCTTTTCATGCGAAGAGACACAACGCCACCGTGCCTAAAAAATACACCATTTGTGTATACTAGTAGTAGGTGTCGGTAAAAACCCAGAAGACCTGCCCAAAACCACCTCTGAACCCCTCGATTAAAACATTTTTTTGTTCCCCCTTGGTTCTTCATTTCAGACCCCCCAAACTCGTTTTGAAAAAAATGTCGGGAACATCCCAAAGAGTACGGCATCATCCCAGAATCGTTTGAAGCGTTATGGGATAATCCCAGAATTTGAAAAAAAGTCTCAAAATCAAAAATCGGGATAATCCCGAAAATAATTCAAACATGCAAAAAGAGAAAAAAAACAGCCAAGAACACCCTACGTTTCACCCTTTGAAACAAAGATCTTCGCGTAAAACGTCTTAAAACAATTCTGCTAAAAAAATATAATCAAAAATTACTTCTTTCTCGTCGAGAAATGCAGTACTACACTACTTTTTTATACTAATAGTGTAACCCACCATATCAACAATCTTCGCCATCATGGCGACAAAGAGAAAACAAAAACAAACAAAAAAAACAAAAAAGAGGTGATTGAATTCAAACAGTTTAATTTGAAAAGTGTGGAAGCAAGCATGAATCCAGATTCAGAAGAGCTTGCAAAAGTCATCATGGCGCGTATCGGATTAGAGCCCAAGAAAAAAGGCGCCACTGATAAAATGCACCGTGTTCTTTTAGAGCTTTATGAGCGTGCAAAGATTGCACATCGGACCAAGCGTCCTGAAGAAGCAGTGATGACCGTCGAGGAGATGGGCTATCACGCAGGAATTACAAGACAAACCATGTATGATTACCTTAAACGGTGGACGAATCTTGCAATTATCACCAAGACGTCTTATATCACACAAGGAAAAGTAGTAATTGGATATAGGCTTAATGGATCCACTCTTGAACAAGCATTTGAGCGTGCAACTGTTCAGATTCAGCAAAACCTGCAATTAACGCACAAATACATTGTTGAACTGCAAAGACTCATCAAGAACGAGAAAATTTCTCAAGCAGCAAGGCAACAAAATCTTGAAACCCGCCAAGAAGGTACGATTGTTGCTTAAATTTTTTTATCATTTTTATTGGAACACGGAAGAAAAAGACCGACAACATGAAGAAAGCAATCAGGCTGTAAACGAAAAAAAAGAGTCGGCGTTTGCGGTCGTTGATGTCGGAATAATAGCGACGCCATTCGGTAAAAAAATGTCGGGAAAAGAACAAAATCACAACACAAAAAGTGAGTTTTTTCACCTCCACAACCGACAAGATACTTTCCCTACAACCCTAACCAACCCCTCCAAGAAAAACTTACCAAAAATATCCCATACAACAAGCAAAAGGACTAACCTGAGCACCGCTTTCCTTATACATCTCAAGTAACAAGAAGGTTTTTTGAAAAAATACCAGAATCAGAACACAAAAAGTAAGTATTTACTTCAACTTCTTTTTCATTAGAGTGATAAGTTCATCAAGATCTCTTACGGCATTCATCTCTTCTTGAGAGATAAGCAAAGTGAGTTTTTCTCCTTCTTGTTTGTACACGCAAGGATACTTTCCTGGAGGGTGGTGTTTTTCAAACTCATCCTTATGTAAAAACTGTGCATCAAGAGAAGAAATAAACGCTTTCCAACGCGCTTTCATACTTATCGGACCGTAGGTGATTTTGCACAGGTTACACTCATAGGTTTTAGGCGATACCACTTTGTGAAGGGTGTCTTTAACTGTATTAAAAAAACCGCTATCCGCGTTGTAGACAAAAAGATACGTAGTCATACGCTCGATCAGACAGCGCCTGTTTATATTCCTTGCTTTGAAGTAAGCTCCACTACGACCTCAACATGAGGTGTGTGAGGAAACATATCAAACCCTTTGATGCTTCTAAGAGTGTAGAATTCTGCCATTTTCTCCAAATCTTGTTTGCAAGAGTGAGGATTGCACGACACATAGATGATCTTGCGTGGCTTTTGCTCACACAGCAGTTTGATCGTTCTTTTGCCCAAACCTTCTCGAGGAGGATCAACGATGACAAGAGGATCCTCTCCTGGAAGTGTCGGAGAAGTATACAAATCAACGCATTCAAAGTGAGCGTTAACACCATATGCTCTCGCGTTTTCTTGTGCATAGTTAACTGCTTGAGGTACTACTTCTATGCCAAAGAGTTTTTTTGGAGAGCAGTAAATGCCAATGCTTCCCATCCCACAGAAGAGATCCACCACTTCATCGCTATCAACAAGAGACTTAATATGGTCGTAAAGCAGTTTTGCTTGGAAGGGGTTTGGTTGTACAAATCCATTGAGTGGCACCTTGAAAACATACTCCCCAATGTGCTCAATATAATATTCATTACCTTTGATGACTTCAAGCTCTTCACCCATGGAAATATCTCCCACACCATCGTTAAACGTAAGTGCGATGTTGGGAACGTCTGTTAATGCTTCAAGAATGGCGTGAATATACTCGCGTCCCTTTGAGGTACAACAAAAAATCATTGCGAAATCATCGCCAGATCCCCTTATCACGACGTATTTGAACACACCTTCTTTTTTGACAAGATCAAAAGAAGGTAGGGAATGTAAAAACGAAGAGTGTTTTTTGAGAATGTGTTCTTGTGCAAAAATCGGACATTCTTCTATGTCCACGACAAATTTCCAGGAACCTCGTTCTCTGAGACCTATGCTATTGCGATGCATCACATAGTCCATGCGATTGCGATAATGTGTTGTTTTAGGGGATGGGATGACCTCCACAGGTCGCTCAAAAAGAGTGCTTAACTTACTTGCTTTCCACTTTACTTGTTCTGCGTACTCTAAGTGTTGCAAAGCACAACCCCCACAAGTCCCAAAATGCCTGCAAAAAGGTTCAACTCTGTGTTTGCTGGGTTTGAGTATGTTAGTTGGTCTGCGAATTTTTCCAAAGCGCTTGCTTTCAACCTCTTCTCCGGGGAGCGCGTACAGAATTTTCATGTTTCCTGCAACACCCTCTGCTTTGCTGTTGAGTTGCTCTATGCGCACCATAGCAGAACCTAAAAACAGGTAGATTTAAAAAGGGATGTTTTGGGCGTTGATTGTATGACCCCCCTCATGAATGAAACACTACGCGACATCATAGATGCAGCAGTAGCTATTTTACCAGCGTCTTTTGATCGTGAAAACGATCTTGCAGCACTTTATGATCTAGAACAAGGACATTCGAAAATGGTTGCAGGATATAATCACAGCGAGGATATGTTTGATCTTACCTATGCATTGGGAGAGGGGCTAGTTTCTCTTGTTGCCTCAAGCAAAAAAGTTCTAGTGGAAAACGATCTTGCGAACAACCCCTTTGTAAAGTATCTTAATAAAGGAGAATATGCAAGAAGAGAGGTAAATTGTGCGTTGTTCATTCCCCTTGCATATGAACAGGAACTCCAAGGAGTTCTTGAATTTGCCTCACGCAAGCCTTTTTCCTATGAGCTTGCAGAGAAACTCCAACCAATTACTCGTCTTGCTTCAAGAACGCTTTACGAAGCGCACCAAGCAAATGCTGCAAAGAGAATTCCCGACCACCTAGTTCATGAGTTAAGAACACCCCTTACTTGCGTGTATGGTTATGCGCAGTTGCTTGAAAGCGAAAAAGCCCATACGCAAGATTTTATTCAAAAAGTAATTGAATACACCCAAAGAATTCTGGCATCTTCTCAGCGTGCTTTGGATGTCATCGAATACTCACGACTTATCGGCCTTATTGAGAGAGGAACGCTTGTTCCCGAACGCAAGAGTGTTTCTGCTCTCTCACTTCTTGAAGAAGTGTTAGAACAATTCTCACTTGAAACTACTGCACAAGTACATGTTTATCGACCTTATGGATACAATCCTAAGATTTTCGTAGATCCTCACCTTACAGGTCAGG is a genomic window of Candidatus Woesearchaeota archaeon containing:
- the rlmD gene encoding 23S rRNA (uracil(1939)-C(5))-methyltransferase RlmD: MVRIEQLNSKAEGVAGNMKILYALPGEEVESKRFGKIRRPTNILKPSKHRVEPFCRHFGTCGGCALQHLEYAEQVKWKASKLSTLFERPVEVIPSPKTTHYRNRMDYVMHRNSIGLRERGSWKFVVDIEECPIFAQEHILKKHSSFLHSLPSFDLVKKEGVFKYVVIRGSGDDFAMIFCCTSKGREYIHAILEALTDVPNIALTFNDGVGDISMGEELEVIKGNEYYIEHIGEYVFKVPLNGFVQPNPFQAKLLYDHIKSLVDSDEVVDLFCGMGSIGIYCSPKKLFGIEVVPQAVNYAQENARAYGVNAHFECVDLYTSPTLPGEDPLVIVDPPREGLGKRTIKLLCEQKPRKIIYVSCNPHSCKQDLEKMAEFYTLRSIKGFDMFPHTPHVEVVVELTSKQGI